In Gemmatimonadaceae bacterium, the following proteins share a genomic window:
- a CDS encoding Nif3-like dinuclear metal center hexameric protein, translating to MLHTSTYDDPTGNGLLVRGRSSVRCIGAALNTSFATIDAAIERGVDCLFVHHAPWASIDLDLHAPKLERLRREGISLYAAHEALDRVPTDSVSAVLSRLIGLTVEREGGDDLVVALAPPMTFDAWTALVAERLATPVRAWPNASDFRRVAVVPGGGGSTEYLAKAVALGCDTFFTGEGSLYTELFAREQGLSLVLASHDATEFPGVCHFVESVAAALGLDWHRIQEAAFITGGGRAPIEHGRGTSFNER from the coding sequence ATGCTTCACACGAGCACCTATGACGACCCGACCGGCAACGGTCTCCTCGTCCGCGGTCGCTCGTCCGTCCGGTGCATCGGCGCCGCGCTCAATACGTCGTTCGCGACCATCGACGCCGCGATTGAACGCGGTGTTGATTGCCTCTTCGTACATCACGCGCCCTGGGCGTCCATCGATCTCGACCTCCATGCTCCCAAGCTCGAGCGCCTGAGGAGGGAAGGCATCTCGCTCTATGCAGCGCACGAGGCGCTCGATCGTGTCCCCACTGACAGTGTCAGCGCCGTTCTCTCTCGGCTCATCGGTCTCACCGTCGAACGCGAGGGCGGCGATGATCTCGTGGTCGCTCTCGCGCCGCCCATGACGTTCGACGCATGGACGGCGCTCGTCGCCGAGCGTTTGGCAACACCAGTGCGTGCGTGGCCCAACGCGTCCGACTTCCGGCGCGTTGCCGTCGTCCCCGGCGGTGGCGGCAGCACAGAATACCTCGCCAAAGCCGTCGCTCTGGGTTGTGACACCTTTTTCACCGGCGAAGGCTCGCTCTACACCGAACTCTTTGCCCGCGAGCAGGGGCTGTCCCTCGTTCTCGCGTCGCACGATGCGACGGAGTTTCCGGGCGTGTGCCACTTTGTGGAATCGGTCGCGGCTGCGCTCGGGCTCGATTGGCATCGGATCCAAGAAGCCGCGTTCATCACCGGTGGCGGCCGCGCACCGATCGAACATGGTCGCGGCACGTCGTTTAACGAACGCTGA
- a CDS encoding class I SAM-dependent methyltransferase, whose protein sequence is MYIAGRGTRSPAGDSIGAAVVKAWADAFPRGATVLDLGSGPGEPSTRILQEAGLTTYAVEASPTMVAAFRERFPDVPIERNTVEASEFFNRTFSGVLAWGLLFLLDPAAQALVIKKVARALEPQGRFLFTAHREPLEWLDAMTGRRSQSLGEHTYERLLRDAGLTWVADAKDEGENHYYFVEKA, encoded by the coding sequence ATGTACATTGCCGGACGCGGTACCCGGTCTCCCGCCGGCGACTCGATCGGTGCCGCGGTCGTCAAGGCCTGGGCAGACGCCTTTCCCCGCGGCGCGACGGTGCTCGACCTCGGCTCGGGTCCCGGTGAACCGAGCACCCGGATCCTGCAAGAGGCGGGTCTCACGACGTACGCGGTCGAGGCGTCACCGACGATGGTCGCAGCGTTCCGCGAGCGGTTCCCGGATGTGCCGATTGAGCGAAATACCGTCGAGGCATCAGAGTTCTTTAACCGAACCTTTAGCGGCGTGCTTGCCTGGGGCCTGTTGTTCTTACTCGACCCCGCCGCGCAAGCGCTCGTCATCAAAAAGGTCGCGCGCGCCCTCGAGCCACAAGGACGCTTTCTCTTCACGGCACACCGCGAGCCTTTGGAATGGTTGGACGCCATGACCGGACGCCGGTCGCAATCTCTCGGCGAGCACACGTATGAGCGATTGCTGCGTGACGCTGGCCTGACGTGGGTCGCCGACGCCAAGGATGAGGGCGAGAACCATTATTACTTTGTCGAGAAGGCGTAG